DNA sequence from the Bombus huntii isolate Logan2020A chromosome 7, iyBomHunt1.1, whole genome shotgun sequence genome:
CTTTCCTTTTGGCCCGAACCCAAAGCGCGTTCGTCCGTTCGCTTGTTCGCTCGGGACCCCTTGTACATTTCCTGCGTATACATATACCGTTCAACGGTAAATTAATCCAACGGACCTTCGTTCGGCCAACGAACAGCCGAAAGTCCTTTGTACATCCGAGGAAAAGTCGAAACTTTCCTCGGACTCTAGTAACTAGAGTGGAGTTTGTTGACACGGTCAAGAGTATCGAAACATTTCTTGGTTTCCGTGTTCATACGATCACTCTTTGGTACAATGTCAACGCGAACATAACTGTATCGAAGACTATAGATTGGAAGTTTCTTCGACATAGCTGTTCGTGATGGCTCGTTGATCGTAAAACGAAGACGCAGCGCTACGCTGCCTGGGACGGTAAAGAATTTCGAAATGGCCATTTCTGCGGCTGGAACAATGAGCTTTTATACGATCCTACGGTATTGAGAAAAGGAAAGCTCTTGTGCCGATATCTGATCAATGCCGCGGCGATGTCTATTAATTCCGTGGACGAGTGGAACGCTGTCGACGTATACGTTGTTTAATTCCACCCATGCGCAAACGGATGCTACAGGGACGATGTGCACGTCAGAGACGTAGTTAGACACGATCGGAATATGGGCTTCCCCCTCgagaaatgtatttttgtCATTAGATTAGTGCTCGCTAATCTCGGACGCCGTTGAAAAACGCGAGATCGAGCAGTGTGCGTATAACTCGATTCTCTGTTCGTTCGCCCGCGAGTATTTTTGCAGCGATGTAAAACGAAACTGCGTAGAGATGCGATCGTCGAGGACGGTTGGCCGAGAACAAAGGTCAAGGTCTAAAAGGAAAACGAGCAGTAACATCCGAAGAACCTGTCGGGCCTGGTGGAATCGGCATAGGGCGACGACGATGTCGCGTTTGATGTCGCGACACGAGTACTGACCGTACTCAGCTCGGGAAACATCAGTAGGTAGCTTAGCCACgtggatttttttttaatgcgTTCGCAACCAAATGatagaaagaaacagaaaaggTGACGTGCAAAAGATGGTACGGGAAACTGGAAACCACGAGGACACACTTGCGGCTCTCTGTCATGAGACACGACGTGGATAATGACATCGTGGTCGAGTACGCGCGAAAAGAGAATTAAAGGGGCGGAGGGTAAGGAGGAACAGCACGAAGGAGAAGCGCAAGCAAAACTCGTAGCGACGACATAGCGAACGCAAGGAGATGTAGGAgatgaaagaagagaagaagaatgTGAAGGAAAAGGAGGACTAGAGCTAGAGCTCTACCCTACCCCAACTTCTAGGGACGATGTGTATTCGGCGGGATTTGGTCGTGTGAACAGGACTGTCTGGCATCGATCGACCCCGGTCGGGGTGAGGTTTTGCAGGGAGGAAAGAGGAGAGGTCGAGGGGAAGTCCGACCGAGGTGGATGGAGGTGGAGGGTTGGGCGAGCCTACCCCAACCTCTTCTCCAAGAGGCCGCCGCGTATCGTATCGACGACCTCTACTACTACTCGTCCTCGTACTCCCATGTTACCCTACGTCATCCCTTTCCTTTTCTGCTTTCCTGCAGTCCCTTTCGCGCGCCACCACCTCTCCCCTTCCACTCTCTCGTTCCCTTTTCCGCCTCGCACCACGCCTGTAGGATATTTTTAAGGAAAATTGACCGATTCTTTGACCACCTTCCTTCCAGCCGCTTTCCTCCTTGTCTCCTTTATCTTCGCCTCTGCTCCTTCGTTCGTCCTTTCTTTTCCTCGACGACTTGTCCTTTCGCGGCTTTCTACTTTCGTCTTTCGGTTCGTTTATCTTCCCTATATGTCGTCCAGTCGTCTCTTCCTTCCTCGCGTTTACCCGTCCGTTTTTTGTACCTCAAAGGCGACGCGTTTTATAATTCTCTTCCAGCGACTCCATAACAAATACATTTATCTGcgaaatcaaatttttccGCCATTCAAAGCGATCCTCCGGCGTTTATATTTAGCCTCCATCCTCCACTCTTGCGTTCCCCGCCTCTTCAGTTACCGCTCTGTCTGATCCTTTCCTTCTTTATACATCGTTTGGGTATAAATGCCTCGGGCTCCAACtatttacatattatgtaCAACCAGCCCTCATCCTCGTTCCTCGAAAGGGTAGAAGCGTTCGCTTCGCTAAATTTCCCCGCCGCGTTAACGGTTGATACGATAAAAATCGTTTTGATTCTAGTCGGCATGGTCTCGTCACAAACGTACTTCTTAAAACCACTGTACAGTCGCGtattcgagatacacccatcCCATTTACGGTTGTCTCATTGTCGAAACGAAAAAACCACTTAGAAGGAGACAAAACGCAACAATTTTCAGAACAACATCCTCGTCCGTTTAAATTCCTCCAtgactttcttctttcttcctccccAACGATTCATATaaatgttttcttttcttttttttgctccTCTCGTTTCACGATCCTCCGCGTTCTCTCTTCGCTTTCATTCGTTTTTGTGCACACGCTTTTGCCGGATCCTTTGCTCTTTCGGAGATATAAACGCTGTCAGATCCTGTCTATTTATTGCGTTGCAAGCATCGGCCCAACGTCGTTCTTCGACCTGCAAATCTGTCTCTCTTTTTGCAAGCTCAGAGATAGGTACCTCCCTCTTAATCCTTTTCTCTACGCCGCGTATTCCCTTTTACCTCtttccttttcgtttcttctgcctctttccttcctctctttctctctctctctctctctctctcattcgCTCGTTCGTTTCTAGAAGGTACCCACTCGCTCCATTTCTGTATGCATTATTCAGGACATATACAGTGGAACGGTTCGTGACGGGCTAACTGGCGCACCACCGGAAGTTAGGCAAACGAGTCCTGAGTAGCCGTGGATCGTCGCGACTTCACGGATACACCGTCTACCGATTCTCAACGCCTATTCCACAGTGTTTTACTACCGTAACTTCGCAAAGCTTTCAGAACTTTTCTTACAGAAGGCAGGAATTATCATCGTTCTTTACTTACACCACACTGCGGTACTAACGCCAGCATTTCGATCGAACATTCTCCGTGTCTATTTGTCGAATTCGATAGAGTAACGTGATTAGAATACACCATGTCGCGTCTCACAGATTTATTCTCGCTTTTAAGACACTCTGCGTTGTCCCCATCGAGAGACGCTCTTTCATCCGTATCATGGCAGCAGCAAAGGATGAGTGTATTGTGGTGTGTAGGTGCCGGTGTTCGACATGCGTGTCGTGTTCCTcgtcgttcttttttttcttcgttcacGCGGGATCCTGTCTGGAATACCTACGTAAGAGGATATGCCGTCGTCTCGTTTGCTCGGAACACGCCGCATACGCTCAGCCTGTGTGTATTCTTTCCTTGCCTCCGAGACTCGAACCTTCTTGCTCCGAGACGATGTCTGGCCGGGGATATTGGAAGTAGATACGTCTTCATTGACGCATTAATTGGAGGAGCTTGCTTTTCGAGCAAAAGTATCGAGTTCCTGTCGTCTTAAACTTTTTTCACCTTCGTACTCGATAGgttaatttttactttgttcCTTCGAAAGGTCGCGAACGATTTTCGACTGTGGAAACGAAAGGATCGGACAGTGTACATCTTTTGGGGATTTTTCTGCTAGAAAATCGTAGTACGGAGAACGCGTTCAAGTATGTATATTCAAGTATAACGAAGGGATCCTCTCGATTACACGCATCGTCTATAATTCGATACGTGGAGGATGATCGGCGGAATCGAGCACGAAGGCTATCGAAAATCTCGTTTTACTAGAACAGCCTGCTGGATCCTCGGACAGTGGAAGGTATATACAAGGATTTCAGGAGCAGGACAGGGCCCCGTTGTGCGTATCTTGGACCCGATGGCCCCGAAAACCGGTTCCGTCTGGATTTCACGTGACACGCGTTTCTCCTTTTTCGGGGATCTAAAGGAATACGGGCCTCGCGAATATATAAACTGTATTGCATTACGATTACGAACGTCATTATTGTCCGTGTCGTAAAAAACAATTATAAGCGTcataaacgtattacgtccGTCACAGACACGTTTAATTCAGTGCGCTCTCGCTTAGATCATCGGATCTGCGTACGAACGTTGGACATGGTCCTTTTCCTACGTAATAAGTACAACGTTACAACTCCTATTGCGATATTTAACCGTTTCGAAgctcgtttcttcctttcttgctttatcgttttcaatattttcctttaaCCTTCGAGGACGAGTAGGTCCTCAAGGTGGCACGAAAGGAAGCTAGGGGTTGAGAGAAGGTTGAGACGCAGAGCGACGAACGAGAAAGAGGCAGGGATTTCTCGAAATTCGCCGGAGAAGCTTCTTTTCATGTCTCAGTAATCACGGCCGGAAGCTGTAAATGTTCACGCCTCGAATCGACCCCCTTTTAATTTCTGCTCGGCTGCTTCggaattgataaaaattctaCGTCACACGCAGGATGAGCACACCGAGTGGCGCGTTAATGTACCAAAGGGAGGCGTGTATGGCGTGGTtaataacgaaatttataaattcagtAGGTGCAACGCCGCTCGCTCGTTCGTTTTGCCCCCCTCACTTTCGCGCGAAAACTTCCACCGGATTTCTCGCCTCTCAACGTGTTCACCGCGTGCACATTGCCACGCAGCTCGTTCGACGAAACGTGGGGCGAATCATTCAAGGTCGCAGCTAGCATCGCCCAAGGTCAACGTCTAGATTTCCCCGAGTTAGTTCGCTGCGCCGGGTCAATGTACGGATTACTCAAGGTCAACGGCTGTCTAGCTCGGGTCAATGGCCTCCAGTCTCAAGGCCAATGTCCGGATTATTCGAGGTCAACCAAGGGGAGAACCGCAAGAtacgaagaagaaatatccTAGCGTACTATCGGACAGTTCGTTCGATCAATAGATTCCGCGAACGAGACTCTCCTTTCCTTCTTCTCCACGAATTGTTCGAAAGACAATTCGAGTCATCTGTCTCGACCGAGCGGTCGCGAAACGATTGCTCGAAAGGGAGAGCCAGGAGGGCAGGCAAAATTCAATTTGTCCAGGCAAATATTAGTTGGCGAATTTGAAAATGCGGAAACGACGAGACATCGAGCGAATAGATAACAAAGAGATTTAACAGAGGGGCAACGGCGAAGTTCGTGATAGCGAAGAAGAAAGTCGTGGAATGGAGACGATGTAAGAGAAAACTTGgaaaagaagttgaaaatttCGGAGGTTTCAGGTACCATGAAGAAATGAGATGAGAAGcaagagaaggaaagaagaaatggCGCTGGTGCAGAGAGAAGGACGACGCGGCGAGAGCATAGAAAGACGTAAGAGAGAGGTAGCAGCAACGGGAGTAGGAAGTGTCGGAcgaggaggaggagaaggtggtggaagaggaggaggaaatAATAACGACCCCGACGTCGCAGTGCCGCAGAAAGGTTGACGACCCGATGCCAGGCGACGCCCTCTCTCCCCTTGCTGCCCTACCATCCCTTCTCCATCGTCCTCTGCAACCATCATCCCCCTTGCAGCAGCTACCACCACCGCCCTCGGCATCCCCCACTCGTATAAACCATCCACCTGGTACTGCACGTCGTAAGCGCATAGCGTACGTACGCCAGAGCCACCCACCCCCGTCATCCCTCTCTCTGTACGTCGCCGCCACCACCACTACCAccgccaccaccaccaccaccaccaccaccaccatcatCCTACGACCGTCTGGCCAGGGTCGGGGTCATTGAACGTCTATAAAGATTTTGACTCCGCGTTACTGCTACTGCTGCTGTGCCGGCGTCGCCGCCGCCACCGCTGTTACAGATGCAGGAAGCGAAGAGCCACGGAGTACGCCCTTTTGTAAGGTGTGTAACGCAATCTGTTGTCCTGTAAGAACACGTTTTCGGCTCGTCTGTTGTAATTCGAGCGGAACGATCGATATcgaaattatagaattatCCGATTTTCGTGAGACTGTCGCAGCTAGCTAGAGAACAACGATTCGAGGGACGATGAACGTTCAGTGTCCCTGGAATTTCAAGAACCTGGCTGAGGAGATGAATGCACTGCAAGTATTTCAGGAACAATATCGAGTTACGTAGGAAGAACGAGTTTAGCGAAGGAAAATAAAGCTCGTTCGAAATTTTCTAAGAAGACGGGCGAACAAATGTCGACGTGGAAAATACGCCAAGTACCAAAAAAAGGTCGGGGTATCCTCTGATAGAAGGATGAGAATTTTGCAGAGGcgagaagaacgaaagagacagGCGTAAACGTTTGCGTGGGGCTGGAGGAAATTTTCGTCACCCTTCCTCCCTTAGTGAAAAGGAGTGGGAAGGTGTAGATTGGCGCGTCTTGCCAGGGTCAGAGGTCATTGAACGTCGGTAAAGATTTCGACTCTGGCGATGCTGTTCCGCAGTAAATAGGCGTGCGTAGCGCACGGCGCTCTCCCACCGACATCCTGGCCAACCAGACCAGGAGTGCTCGGGTAAAGAGGGGTCACGGATACGAGACACCCTCTTCGCAATACACACCCTCGTTCGTATAATCCCTACAGGCTACGTGAATGCCATTACGGGCCTAGTAAACcacaaaataaaaacaaaagtaaTCTTCTCCTCTTGAATATCAATTTTTACGATCATTGCGGATATCTTATTCGCTTTGGAGTTGCGATTCTTAAGTTATGTCTCCTTAATCAATGACGTCTACTTTAAAATGTATCAAAAGTTCCCTTTTCCCGAACAGTTTTAATGCCTGCGACGAGACGTAATAATGGATAGGAAAGAAAAGGTCGATACGTCGTATTTTGGTGTACCACTGATCAAAAGAAGAGTACAAAGACGAGATAAAATGTCACTTTGTAATAGGCTAAACGATTTTAATATCAACCATGATGGTCGTACGATAGAGACGCCTACCACGTAAACGTGGGCACCATTTACGCAAGTGCTAACAGACACAAGTAAAAACAACAGACACCATCGTTCATGCACAGTCGCGCACGTACAAGCACGTGCTCGGCATTAATATCGCCGTTGGTAACTTGTCGCTACGAGATCCGTGCTAATAAGAAACGCCCCGAGAACTTTTCTTTTATACCTCgcttgattttattttttaacagcATCGAATACAATCAACAAATGCACGGTTCATTGGCATTCTTCGCTTTCGCTACATCGCAACGTCTCTCGTTTGAATTTAGTAACCCGTCGTTTGCACAATTCGTATTGGAAAATAGTATCTTAACCTGATAAatgatttatgaaaatatttgtccAGTGTTTCACAACAAGAAGACGCTTGCATCATTCGTTCTCTTACAACTTACTTTATAATTTAACACGTATTGTGCaaatgttaattaaaatccACGTCGAAAGATGTTATTGGGTTGGTTGTTTACCGtgaatgttaaaaaatttttgcTATGGTCAAGAATCCTTTCTTTTTACAtcgctttatttttatttaatcacATGAAATAAAAAACTCACCTTGCTGAAGTAACCGACAGTGTGACAACCTTCAGAATCACCAATAGTCATCACATAGAAGAGGAAAGGTTCAACATCGTAGTACAGAGTCTTGTGGTCCAAGAAAAATTTTGCCAACAAGCAGAGATTTTGACAGTACTGCTTGTAGCGTTTCCCGTCAACCTCCCACACACCTATCTTGTCCTTTCTGTGTACAGGGAATGAAACACAGAATATACAAAAAGGTGACaagagaaaatatataaatttaatgtacAACGCCTGCATTAGTTATACTTATTTACAAACCTGTACACTTCATGACCGGGCGGATGTCTCCATAAACATTTCTCTCGGTGCCTCCTTAGAACTTGACGACTTTTTGCGTATCGCAAGCAGTATTCACATAAATAAAGTTTTGGAGCGCGACTAAACTCCTCCGGATATGGACTTTGGTACCATACCTCCATCTCCCATTTTCCCATCTCGATGACTCGCGTGCCGCCACCATTTCTGCCTTCGCCATCGTAATCTAATTCTTTCAATTCTTTCTCCTATAAGAAAAAACATTGTATAATTCGTATGTGTAGAAAGTAGAATTAGAAAGTAGTACTTCCCaacttacaattttttcaCTAGCGATTGCTTGCGCTTCcataaacaattttaaatcgtattcTGGTGTTAAATTCGTTAAACGTGGTTGACGATCTTTCTCGTTTCCTTGAAGTTCGCAACTGCTATCGCTTTCATTTCCATCGCCAGTGTTTCCCTTCCACTTGTTTCTCATTTCCCGCACTTTCAGCTGATAATTGCGCTGTTCTGTTGTTTGGTGTAAACCTTTCGGAGACTTTTTCGCCAAACATGCTACGgcctttttcctctcttcttctcttttttttctatctttataaaattctctgcaaagaaaacagaaaaagacTGCTTACTTTCTAATGCATCGGTAGGGTATGTTTATTATATCCCAATTAAATCTCACTTACACACAAGCTTGTGGCGTAGTGTTATGGTACAAAGGACATGCTTCTAAAGTGAAATGCGAATCGAGCTTTCCGGAAAGATGACCCCGAGAATCGCATGTTGGCACTAGGGGACATTCTCTCTCCTTATTTACGCGTGTACGACCATAATTGCCTTGTCCAGATCTTCCGCTAATAGCGTTCGACGTACTACTATTCTGTGATATTCTGTTGGACCCGGACGAGTGCCTGGCAGCGGTACTAGGGCCGGCACGTTTTACAGGTGATTTGCTGGTACTCCTCTTGCTCTCAGCTACTCTCGATAAATCACACCGGATCAGGGGAATTTGCAGGATACGTTTACACGCTACCGTTTCCGTACCTGAGAACCATACTGCCGCCGTAAGCAAAAAGACTGTATCTGCATCTTAGGACACCTTGGACATGCTTTTTTGTATACGAAATATTTGTCCCATCGACCAGAGGATTCCTACGACCCACATATATGTCCAATCCATCCATCCAGAACCGCAAATACTGCATTTTTGTGTTAAGGAGGCAGCATAGAGTCCTAAATCCACCGCCTGCAGAAAATTCTCTACCCGCCTCTTTTCAAGATACTCATGCTAAGAATTCTGACTTTATTCAATTAACTAATCGAAAtgtatctataaatatttactacGAGAGAACGGTGGTACTACAGTAACAATCTACCTATACATATTGAAATTCGCAATAAGGTTGCTATAAAAGATCGGTAGGAGGAACTGAACTTGTGAAGAGAGAAAATACGAAAACGGTTAATTAATCTAAGTTCTAAAGCAACGTTGTCCAGTACAAATCGATACAGGAAAAAACAAACCAAAACTAATACATACTCAGGATATGCAACTAATTATACTTGTAACAATGTAAAACATGTtagaaagtatttaaaaagtaTCAATTCTTTAAATGAAAACATAACACATAAAGAGATAGGAAGGAAACATAAGCTTAGTAATGAAATATCACATTCGATAgcttattatacaaaatacatatacaaaatatattcgtaCCTGTATCAGATTCCGAGTCGCTGGCCGCTTTTGTTTGAAGATGAAGAAACTTGCTACCTTTCCGAGTCTGAAGCTTCCGTTTGCTTTTACTTGTTGCTTTCGTCGCACCCGTTTCTCCATGTTCATCCATCTCCTTTTCACTAGCGGACGCGTCGGCTTCATCTTCGCTTTTTATTGTACCTATAAGGaagcaaaataaaaaacacaTTCTGTTTACTTATAAAAAATGATCAGAGTTAATAACACCAACTGTTAGTTACCTTGTCGTTTCGTACACTTTTGTGGTTTCACAGGAGCAACTGTTGCTGATGGTCGCTTTGGTGGAACATTTGTGGCAGCACCTACTGTTGTACTTGGTTGagtatcttttttcttcacTTGTGGCTGTGGGCTTGCAACACTTTCTGACGATTCAGAGTCAGTGCTGCTATCTGTAGAGCCTGATGAACCTGAACCTGCAGAACAACTTTTTGAACTCGCGGAACTATCTGACTTTTGTGATTGTGCAGCCTTGGTTAATAAACCTaacacaataaaataattaatttgaaattattaatgatattaatgATTGTATATGTTATGAAATGATGTCACATTTACGTACTAGGTCTATTTGGAGCAACTGTTTTCTGTTTTGCGTCATTTGGTTTTGATTTAGATTGCTGATTTTTTGGATATTTTGCAGAACTATTTATAGGCTTAGCTGAATTAGCTTTTGTTGGAATACCACTGTCACTTTCACTACTGTTTTCAGGGCTGAATatgcttttctttttcaatttcttttgtaCAGGTTCTGAAATTGTTTTTGTGGATTTATCAGGAACTTTCCCATTAGTACTTGTAGAGGCTGTCGAGAAAGTACATCATTAATTATTGAACGAAACTATAGTTGctttaaataaatgattttaaatatatatattcttactgCAAGGCTTGCTTGGCTTGTTAGCAACTGATTTAGAATTTGGTACATTTTTTTGTTGACTTGTAGTAGCTATTGATTTAGCAGGTGGTCTCTGTTGTTTAACAACAGGTGCTACTGTAGCAGTTGCTTTTGGTTTGGCTGGTAGTTTTCTCTTTGCTGTTGTTTTTACTTTGCTTGGCGATTCTTCTGATTCTGAAGAATACACTACAGGTCTATTCTTTGGTGGTAccctttctttgtttttattttctatagatGGAGCAGTAACTGTGTCAGTTTTGGATTTGCCATGCCTATTAGGAGGAAGTGTTGTTTTCCTCTTTGTCCTTTCTGTATCAGATGCTTTTTGACTATTAGCAGAACTGCTAGAATTTTCTGAATCGGATGAACTAGATTCACTGCCTGAACTTGAAGAACTACTGGATGAAGAACCAGAACTTGTTGTTGAGGTGGATTCTGAACTAGTAGCCtatcattaataataataacatataCATTAATTCAgatttgtatttaatataaacTATGAAGTCAAAGTGATTGTATAACCTGTACAAGATGTATATACCTTCCATTTTGGAGTCATTTCTATAGTGCTATCTCTTAAATAAGCAACAAACGGTATTTAACATCATTTCTGCAATAATATCTGTACACCTCCCAGACATGTACGGAagaattatttacaataaacttgatcAAAGCAACAAACCttccattttatattttgactTACACATAACAAACTCACAACATACTAACACATATCACATATTACAGTCCTGCGCACAAGTAATATGATCTTAGGGCTAGTTTGAAAATGATAGAACTGTTTTGTCCTTCCCTTTctctttgtatacaatgttTTAGCTGATTTGCAAGTCATTGCACAAATAACTTATATTGAATGTTGAGATTtaaatatctcaaattattctttaaattttaagaaaatgaaaaaatgagTAGTTTGTAAGATCGTAAGATGTATAGTATAGATGGCACTTTCATCGAATATTGCAAAATCCAAATGGATCTCTTCATGACATAGAAGAGTACCGGTGTACGTTCTTTGATTTTGCGTTTTTAAATTAGATCCAAAAAGGATATAAACTGAAATTATAACAATGACGGCATTCGAAGGTAAATATGCCTATTAGGCATATTTCTGGCGTTGtaattatataagaaaaatcaTAATTATAGATGTTGCTTATGAAATtgtcaaaatgttttatatatgaacaactttttattttagaaatggGTGTTTTACCCGAAATCGCGAAAGCAGTTGACGAAATGGAGTGGAcgtaagtaaaataaaattatatcatgcgtatgaaaagaaatattaaataccaTCAAATACCTTTACACAGATTGCCAACTGATGTTCAAGCTGAGGCAGTTCCACTAATTTTGGGTGGTGGAGATGTGTTAATGGCTGCAGAAACTGGCAGTGGGAAAACTGGTGCCTTTTGTCTACCAGTTTTGCAAATTGTCTGGGAAACTTTCAAGGATCTAGAGTCTGGTAAAACAGGCAAGACCTCGAGCAATAGTGGACATCAGCAACATTGTACGTtccttttcatatttattataacatgttcgttcttttatttaatgttgttataattatttacagcTTCACATTGGTCATTAAGTTTATTTGATAGAGGTAAAGCATTAGCTGTGACTCCGGATGGCTTACGATGTCAGAGTCGTGAACAGAAAGAATGGCATGGCTGTAGAGCAAACAAAGGAATTCTAGGGAAAGACAAATACTTCTTTGAAGCTATAGTAACTGATGAAGGATTATGTCGTGTAGGCTGGTCTACGTCTCAAGTAATTCTCATGAATTTTTGTTAGCTTTTCAAAAATGATGTTGTcaaatagttataaatattactgCATTTATGATATAGGCTTCACTGGATTTAGGAACAGATAAATTTGGTTTTGGATATGGTGGTACTGGCAAAAAATCAAATGCAAAACAATTTGACAATTATGGAAAGGCTTTTGGAATGCATGATGTTGTTGGATGTCTTCTGAATTTATCAAAGGGAGAGATTAGCTTCACATTGAATGGTGTGGATCTGGGTCCAGCATTTACTCTGAATGCACAACAAAAATCACAGACTTTTTACCCAGCT
Encoded proteins:
- the LOC126867541 gene encoding histone acetyltransferase KAT7 isoform X1, whose amino-acid sequence is MTPKWKATSSESTSTTSSGSSSSSSSSSGSESSSSDSENSSSSANSQKASDTERTKRKTTLPPNRHGKSKTDTVTAPSIENKNKERVPPKNRPVVYSSESEESPSKVKTTAKRKLPAKPKATATVAPVVKQQRPPAKSIATTSQQKNVPNSKSVANKPSKPCTSTSTNGKVPDKSTKTISEPVQKKLKKKSIFSPENSSESDSGIPTKANSAKPINSSAKYPKNQQSKSKPNDAKQKTVAPNRPSLLTKAAQSQKSDSSASSKSCSAGSGSSGSTDSSTDSESSESVASPQPQVKKKDTQPSTTVGAATNVPPKRPSATVAPVKPQKCTKRQGTIKSEDEADASASEKEMDEHGETGATKATSKSKRKLQTRKGSKFLHLQTKAASDSESDTGTETVACKRILQIPLIRCDLSRVAESKRSTSKSPVKRAGPSTAARHSSGSNRISQNSSTSNAISGRSGQGNYGRTRVNKERECPLVPTCDSRGHLSGKLDSHFTLEACPLYHNTTPQACVEFYKDRKKREEERKKAVACLAKKSPKGLHQTTEQRNYQLKVREMRNKWKGNTGDGNESDSSCELQGNEKDRQPRLTNLTPEYDLKLFMEAQAIASEKIEKELKELDYDGEGRNGGGTRVIEMGKWEMEVWYQSPYPEEFSRAPKLYLCEYCLRYAKSRQVLRRHREKCLWRHPPGHEVYRKDKIGVWEVDGKRYKQYCQNLCLLAKFFLDHKTLYYDVEPFLFYVMTIGDSEGCHTVGYFSKEKNSFLNYNVSCILTLPPYQRQGYGRLLIDFSYLLTRVEKKIGSPEKPLSDLGLISYRSYWKDVLLQYLCNFGGKELSVKDISKEMAIDSYDIVSTLQALGMMKYWKGKHIILKKQDVIDDYKERVKRRGPVYKEIDPECLKWNPFQPPKTPSASN
- the LOC126867541 gene encoding histone acetyltransferase KAT7 isoform X2: MTPKWKATSSESTSTTSSGSSSSSSSSSGSESSSSDSENSSSSANSQKASDTERTKRKTTLPPNRHGKSKTDTVTAPSIENKNKERVPPKNRPVVYSSESEESPSKVKTTAKRKLPAKPKATATVAPVVKQQRPPAKSIATTSQQKNVPNSKSVANKPSKPCTSTSTNGKVPDKSTKTISEPVQKKLKKKSIFSPENSSESDSGIPTKANSAKPINSSAKYPKNQQSKSKPNDAKQKTVAPNRPSLLTKAAQSQKSDSSASSKSCSAGSGSSGSTDSSTDSESSESVASPQPQVKKKDTQPSTTVGAATNVPPKRPSATVAPVKPQKCTKRQGTIKSEDEADASASEKEMDEHGETGATKATSKSKRKLQTRKGSKFLHLQTKAASDSESDTAESKRSTSKSPVKRAGPSTAARHSSGSNRISQNSSTSNAISGRSGQGNYGRTRVNKERECPLVPTCDSRGHLSGKLDSHFTLEACPLYHNTTPQACVEFYKDRKKREEERKKAVACLAKKSPKGLHQTTEQRNYQLKVREMRNKWKGNTGDGNESDSSCELQGNEKDRQPRLTNLTPEYDLKLFMEAQAIASEKIEKELKELDYDGEGRNGGGTRVIEMGKWEMEVWYQSPYPEEFSRAPKLYLCEYCLRYAKSRQVLRRHREKCLWRHPPGHEVYRKDKIGVWEVDGKRYKQYCQNLCLLAKFFLDHKTLYYDVEPFLFYVMTIGDSEGCHTVGYFSKEKNSFLNYNVSCILTLPPYQRQGYGRLLIDFSYLLTRVEKKIGSPEKPLSDLGLISYRSYWKDVLLQYLCNFGGKELSVKDISKEMAIDSYDIVSTLQALGMMKYWKGKHIILKKQDVIDDYKERVKRRGPVYKEIDPECLKWNPFQPPKTPSASN